The Salmo salar chromosome ssa06, Ssal_v3.1, whole genome shotgun sequence sequence TTTTCCTGTTGTCTTCCCGCTGCAGTGTGACCTGTTCATCCAGGAGGGGGCCAGGTTAGGGCGGACGCCAGCAGAGGTGGTCTCCCTGTGTGACATCACCTTCTCCTGCGTCTCAGACCCCAAGGCTGCCAGGGATGTAAGTACTAAGGAAACGGGGACACATCTCAACAGAcgatgtttgtatgtgtgtagtcAGGCCAGATTTACAGGCAGATGAAAAAGAGTGAAAtgttagcacaaacagactggctgcCATGTTGCTGCAGTTAGTAAGCTTGGTGTGATAAGTATTGTAATGCCTTTTTAGTTCTGACTGCAGTGACTCATTTATCTCACTACATATGACTCTTagtacccctccctctctttctgtcgttctctctctctgccagttgGTGCTGGGTCCCAGTGGAGTGCTCCAGGGCATCAGGCCAGGGAAATGTTACGTAGAGATGTCTACCGTGGACCCAGAGACCATCACAGAGCTctcacaggtatacacacacacacacacacacacacacacacacagcttgtgaTTCCAGGTGTATGCTTCTCCCACTGTCGCTAGGTCATCACTCTCCCATTGGGTACTGTCGTTACATCAATCATCTTATCCTATGCTCTCTCATTGGCTCCTCTACTGCCACACCACTGTCTGATtggctcctgtctctgtctgtcattaGGTGATATCGTCGCGGGGCGGGCGCTTCCTGGAGGCTCCTGTGGCTGGGAGCCAGCAGGTATCTAACGAAGGCATGCTGGTCATCCTAGCGGCCGGAGACAGGACGGTCTACGAAGACTGCAGCTCCTGTTTCCAGGCCATGGGCAAGACCTCATTCTTCCTAGGTAGATGGTCTGAGTTTTACCAGTGTCTTATCCCAGGACTATCCAATTTCCTGTGTGTTATCAGGTGAAGCAGGctaacgcgtgtgtgtgtgtgtgtgtgtgtgtgtgtgtgtgtgtgtgtgtgtgtgtgtgtgtgttatcaggtGAGGTGGGTAACGCAGCGAGGAtgatgctgatcctcaacatggtaCAGGGAAGCTTCATGGCAACCATCGCCGAGGGGCTGACCCTAGCCCAGGCCACAGGCCAATCACAGCATACCTTCCTGGACATCCTGTCTCAGGGTCAGATGGCCAGCACCTTCGTGGACCAAAAATGCCAGAGTGAGTCAGAAACGGAAGCACTGCTGAGTCAGAAACAGAAGCACTGCTGAGTCAGAAACAGAAGCACTGCTGAGTCAGAAACAGAAGCACTGCTGAGTCAGAAACAGAAGCACTGCTGAGTCAGAAACAGAAGCACTGCTGAGTCAGAAACAGAAGCACTGCTGAGTCAGAAACAGAAGCACTGCTGAGTCAGAAACAGAAGCACTGCTGAGTCAGAAACAGAAGCACTGCTGAGTCAGAAACAGAAGCACTGCTGAGTCAGAAACAGAAGCACTGCTGAGTCAGAAACAGAAGCACTGCTGAGTCAGTCAGCAGAAAATACTgtcttccaaatggcaccctattccctatatagtgcactgcttttgaccagggccctattccctatatagtgcactgctttagaccagggccctattccctatatagtgcactgctttagaccagggccctattccctatatagtgcactgctttagaccaggggcAAATTGAAAACTCGGAGCATAGTGAATTCAACACTTGCACAAGCAacgtgctagaggcatcactacagaccctggttcaatcctggactgtatcacaaccggccgtgatcaagtagtcccatagggtggtgcacaatttggcccagcgttgtccgggttaggggagggtttggtcagggtaggccgtcattgaaaataagaatttgttcttaactgacttgcctagttaaataaaggtgaaatacattttttaaaacgtGTCCTGTTTGGGGCCAGTGTTATCCTTGAAAGCATGACTGGTTTAGTAAAAGATGTCCCAGTATTGATGGTTACAGAAGTTCCCCTGATTGTTACATGTTCATGTTGTAATACCTTCCTCGTCTATGATTTTAACTATTCAAAATGGTACTTTTGTTTCATTACATCTCTCCACTGGTAATGAGGTCTTTCCCCCCGATCTTTCCAGATATCCTACAGGGAAACTTCAAACCAGACTACTATTTGAAACACATTCAGAAGGATTTGAGGCTAGCCATCTCCATGGGCGACACAGCCAATCACCCGACCCCTATGGCTGCAGCAGCCAATGAGGTAAGACGTTGTTGGATTGACACACACAAAATGGCCGCCAATGACATTGGGGGTAGATCTTAGCCATTTCAAATGGAATAAATGTCCACATACCCATAGACATTTTACCCATATTGTTAGCCCCGcacctacagtatatacaatGGGATATAAGTATTCTACATAaggccctgtggctcagttggtagagcatggtgtgtgcaacgccagcatggtgtgtgcaacgccagcatggtgtgtgcaacgccagcatggtgtgtgcaacgccagcatggtgtgtgcaacgccagcatggtgtgtgcaacgccagcatggtgtgtgcaacgccagcatggtgggccagtacaaaaaataaattaaaaaaattaaatgtatgcattcactactgtaagccgctctggataagagcgtctgctaaatgactaaaatgtaaatgtgtacatATGTCAACATTACTAACTGATATATAATAACCTGTCGCGGTGGGAACACGGGTTCCTATCCTGTCGCTGTGGGAACACGGGTTCCTATCCTGTCGCTGTGGGAACACGGGTTCCTATCCTGTCGCTGTGGGAACACGGGTTCCTATCCTGTCGCTGTGGGAACACGGGTTCCTATCCTGTCGCTGTGGGAACACGGGTTCCTATCCTGTCGCTGTGGGAACACGGGTTCCTATCCTGTCGCGGTGGGAACACGGGTTCCTATCCTGTCGCGGTGGGAACACGGGTTCCTATCCTGTCGCGGTGGGAACACGGGTTCCTAACCTGTCGCGGTGGGAACATACAGACGCTGATTGAAACCTCATAGTTACCAGAGAAGAATCAGACATGCTACAAGAGCATCTCATGTTTTCTAACCCAGTGAGATTGTTTCTTTTGGAACACCTCTCCTTTTCTTTGGACCAAATTCTGTTTCCGTGAACAATAAAGTTGTATGTTTAGTCTCACTTTATCACAACGTTACTTTTTGATACATACTAAccatgtctttctgtctgtgtcatcTGTAGGTCTACAAGAGGGCTAAAGCACTGGACCAGTCAGACAACGACATGTCGGCTGTCTACAGAGCCTACATTCACTAAACCTCCTGAAGAGCCTCTCCCCGACCTGTCCTCTTCCCCCCCCGACCTGTCCTCTCCCCCCCCGACCTGTCCTCTCCCCCCCCGACCTGTCCTCGTTCCCCCCCCGGACCTGTCCTCGTTCCCCCCCGACCTGTCCTCGTTCCCCCCCCGACCTGTCCTCGTTCCCCCCCGACCTGTCCTCTTTCCCCCCCGACCTGTCCTCTTTCCCCCCCGACCTGTCCTCTTTCCCCCCCGACCTGTCCTCTTTCCCCCCCGACCTGTCCTCGTTCCCCCCGACCTGTCCTCTTCCCCCCCCCGACCTGTCCTCTTCCCCCCCGACCTGTCCTCGTTCCCCCCCGACCTGTCCTCGTTCCCCCCCGACCTGTCCTCGTTCCCCCCCGACCTGTCCTCTTTCCCCCCCCGACCTGTCCTCTTTCCCCCCCGACCTGTCCTCGTTCCCCCCCGACCTGTCCTCTTTCCCCCCCCGACCTGTCCTCTTTCCCCCCCGACCTGTCCTCTTTCCCCCCCGACCTGTCCTCTTTCCCCCCGACCTGTCCTCTTTCCCCCCCGACCTGTCCTCTTTCCCCCCCCGACCTGTCCTCTTTCCCCCCCGACCTGTCCTCTTTCCCCCCGACCTGTCCTCTTTCCCCCCCGACCTGTCCTCTTTCCCCCCCGACCTGTCCTCTTTCCCCCCCGACCTGTCCTCTTTCCCCCCCCCGACCTGTCCTCTTTCCCCCCCGACCTGTCCTCTTTCCCCCCCGACCTGTCCTCTTTCCCCCCCCGACCTGTCCTCTTTCCCCCCCGACCTGTCCTCGTTCCCCCCGACCTGTCCTCGTTCCCCCCCGACCTGTCCTCGTTCCCCCCCGACCTGTCCTCGTTCCCCCCCGACCTGTCCTCGTTCCCCCCCCCGACCTGTCCTCGTTCTCCCCCCCCCcgacctgtcctcctctcctctggaccacAATCatcttttatacatttttattccCATTTTATTAATTATTTTTGCCTGGCACCAGAGATATTGGTGtacttcccaaatggcatcctatttcctatatagtacaatacttttgaccagggtccatgatTTCCTGGTGAGTGAAGCTGAATACCCATCTCTGCAGAATccgggcccatagggctctggtcagaagtagtgcactacatggggaatagtaTGTCATCTGGGAGGCAGCTATTCCTTCCCGCTAACGTGATGGGAACCTCTAACTAGTCCACCTGGAACATTGCACTGACTGAGGTTTCTAATAATGCTAGTAGAATGGTCCACAGAAGGTAGCTTTTTCCCCCCACATCTTTGCGTTTTGTTGTCGATAGTGTTGGTCAAGTTTCTGATGGTAAAGTACTGCAGGGTGTTCAGAACAGATTTTGGGATACGGCCCCATTGCTGACGCAAGGTAAGATGTTCAGTAGTGATTTGGAACGCGACACATTGCCTGTTGCTGTCGGGTGGGTTTTGAAGCTGCACGGGCCATGGATTAATTTATCACTTTTTCTTTCTTTGCATTTTATTTAATTCTATGTGTGAAAATGTCATCTTTAATTAGAATGTCCAGAATTTCATATAAACGTATAAAGCTGTTGATATTATCTTTTAAAAAGAGGGCAAAGGCTTGAGAAGCACCAAGAGGAATAATGCCACTGCATTGCCTTAATATTGGAACCATTTGAAATCTTctgacatgtatttatttatttttagacGCTCTAGATCTCTCTATTCTACTTCTCTTTTGGTGCAGTTTGGCCTTGAGTTGTTTCCGTAGTTGTCTGAATCTGaacagtgttttgtttgttgtgtTAGCCTGTTAGAGAACCTGCCCCCTTAAGGTTATATTAATAAGGTTATATTAATAAGGTTATTCTGATGCCTTGTAATACAGTAATGACTTAATCCTTCTTCTAACTGggattcatcccaaatggcaccctactcccttttatagtgaactactttagaccagaactgtggtcaaaagtattgcgctagatagggaatagggttccatttggacaGATCCCAGGACATTAAGGTGATCATGTTTAAAACCCATGCAGTGGTCTAACATTATTAAAAACAGGCACGTTGATCACTTTTTATTGTACATGTATGTTTTGGAGCCACGTTGCTTAGCGACCTGTTTGTATTTTAACATGACTATAGATCTCTTGGCTTGATGACTTGGGTTATTGCACCTCAACATTTGCCCTTTACAGTGGGGATAGATTAGCCTGGGTCTCAGTCTGTTTGTGCCGTCATGCCAACAGTTGCCCTTTACAGTGGGGATAGATTAGCCTGGGTCccagtctgtttgtgccgtcatgccaactccttgtcactcattgtcatATCAAACACGTTGGGCTTGACAAGTACAGCAAGGAAGTTGGCCAAGACCACAAACAGATCAGACTAAGGAGGAAAGATGTATTTATTACCAGATCAATCACCATATAGGAAACTGTCTAACTACAGAATGTGAATTTCAGTTGAATCATAACCGCTCCCTGAGATTCAGGGCCCAAACTACAACCTTTTACGTTCTCCTTCAAAGGGTTACCTGGCAGGGCCATGAGAAGACAGGCAATTGTTACCTGAATGGCAGTGGGGGAATTTAGGCCACATAAAACATAACAAAATAATTTACTTTAAAGAGAATTAGTCACCATCGAAAGACCTTGTAACCTGCTTGAGatgggttattgtcctggcaaAATAAAATATTGCTCACTTTCAATAATGATTTTATCCCTTTCTGTTTTAGTTCATTTTGATTTGGAAAAATGTGAAACTATTCAACTCATTGTAAAACACAATTGAACATGTATAACTGATTTTGGTTTAATATAATTTTTATGTCGCAAGGTCTTGATCATCCAATTGGTAGAGGTAGATTTTCCTTTTGCCAAACAAGATGTAAATTAAGTTTTAGGTTTAATTTGTTTAATCACAGAAATAGTTTAAAGATTTAAGAAGTATGTTTTTAGTAGGAAACATTCAAACAAATGACTTGTAAATAGCCCATATTGGTTGAGTGGATGTACGCTTTATAAATAAAGGGTAATCTAAAAATACTTTTGGTTAGACTCCTCTACTGACTGTCAATCATCTGATGTGTCCCAATtggcatcatattccctatatagtgaccctggactaaagtagtgcactatcctaTGGCCCgcggtctaatgtagtacactaccctatggaccctggtgtaaagtagtgcactacatagggaatagggtaccgtaTGAAACACTGTCTTAATACTGTAGATTGTTCTGTTCAGTGTTAGCTGTTTTAAATGAATCTGTTGTAAACCTCGTCTTTATGTGGCTTATACAGGTGATGTTGAAATGACTGTTGGGCCCTTTCTGTGCAGGGACGGTGAAACTGTATGGATTTGGGATATTTATGTGAAACATCAAGGCTTTTTGTGCAGTTTATTAAATCCTCTCCTGATTTAAATTGTGTGTTATCAtgaaactcacacacacagtagtgaACATATTGTTTTCACAAGGGAACACAGATCTAATTCAGTTGATATAGATTGCAATCGGTACTTGATTAAACAGTACTGTTGTGTTTTGAGGTCGACCGAGGGAGAAAAGCTTAGGGGCCTGCTGCCTTTCACTGAGGTATAGTAAGAACTGCCTGCTCCAACCTCTCTCTTCCGCTTTTCTTGGCCTGCTGCGGAAAATGGTTTAATGTGACGCAAACCGGAAGTGCATTCCCAAAGAAGGGATTAGGGGGCGTGGCCAGGATTAATTGTTAATGTGTGACTAAATTATCTTGCTGAACGTAAACACAACCCTAGAAGAAGACGGGTTGAAGATCTTCTGGTTTACATACTTGGTGGACCAGTCTGCCTGCGGGAATGCTCAATCCTCAAAGATCTTTATCTGAACTACCAAAGATGTCGGGTCCAAGCCAAGCCGAGAGGGCTGTTTTGGTAAGCAGAACTGGAAGGGTCGGGATCATGACAAACTAGCTCACTAATAAATGGGTTAACCTTGGCTCGCTAGTTATTCACCGACGTCTAGCTAGCTATTTTGCTAGCCAACTATTGATTGTTATTGTTATGAGTGTATATTTTCTCATGCGATCTTCTTGCGTGATTAAAAGGGACATTAAGGACACCTACTctgtccatgacagactgaccaggtgaaagatatatcttgtcacttgttaaatcctcttcaaccagtgtagacgaaggggaggcaagttaaataaggatttttaagacttgagagatggattgtgtatgtgtgccattcagagggtgaatgggcaagacaaaagattgaagtgccttttgaACGCATATGGtagtagtaggtaccaggtgcaccggtttgtgtcaagaactgcaaagctgctgggtttttccacactgTGGGAAGCATGGGAGTCAGCATCCCTGTACGACTCAATATTAGGGAGgcgtccttaatgttttgtacactcactgcCGTAGCGCCTGACAGTGCCAAGAATAAAACTGCTCTGCTGCCTTGCGTCGGCAAGCTCTGTTCTGCTGGTTGTCAATGACAACGTGATATACAGTATGATCCAAGTCCTCATAATAGTCACATTGAATGATTGTCACATTTACCGCCTTCGATGGGTGAGATCACTGCTGCCCTGCCATATATCTAGCCTTCTGTACACCGCTCCACCTATAGATCCATAGGTGTCAAGCGTCACATTCAGTCCTCAGGGGTGGGCTTCATCCAAGAACTCCCCAGTGAGAGAAGATATATGCAGGGCTTTCTATATAGCTAGCTAGTATACAGAAGCAGGTCTCTTAAAGCTACTGGTATGTATGTAGATACACAGGCACAAGAGCAACATGTCTCTGTTGCTTCCTGTCAGATGACATTTATACCATAGAATTAGAAGGAATCATTGTAATGCTATGATTCCTGCATTCAGGGAAGTAGAACCACAAGCACAGCATTCTCAGAACACCAGTGGAATTCTAATTGGAACCATGATAATGTTATCATTCTAGAACAGAATAAGCCTATCTATCTATCCCTATCTCTGCTGACCACCACAATAACTATCTTGTTTGTCTCCTCTCTTTcgcccctctctcattctccccaaccctctctcgttctctccctccctcccttccttcccttcagGAGGAGGAGTTTAACTGGTTGCTGAAAGAGGAGGTCCATGCTGTTTTGAAGCAGCTCCAGGATATACTGAAGGTGATGTTTCTCTTTGGTACAGATCTAAGATCAgcttcctctctccctatcctaaCCTTACCGTTAGTGGGGAAAAACCCGGaactgatccaagatcagcatctacagttgtggccaaaagttttgagaatgtcacaaatattaattttcacaaagtctgctgcctcagtttgtatgatggcaatttgcatatactccagaatgttatgaagagtgatcagatgaattgcaattaattgcaaagtccctctttgtcatgcaaatgaactgaatcccccaaaaacatttccactacatttctgccctgccacaaaaggaccagctgacatcatgtcagtgactctctcgttaacacaggtgtgagtgttgatgaggacaaggctggagatcactctgtcatgctgattgagtttgaataacagactggaagcttcaaaaggagggtggtgcttggaatcattgttcttcctctgtcaaccatggttacctgcaaggaaacacgtgccgtcatcattgctttgcacaaaaagggcttcacaggcaaggatattgcttccagtaagattgcacctaaatcaaccaattatcggatcatcaagaacttcaaggagaggggttcaattgttgtgaagaaggcttcaggtcgcccaagaaagtccagcaagcaccaggaccatctcctaaagttgattcagctgtgggatcggggcaccaccagtacagagcttgctcatgaatggcagcaggcaggtgtgagtgcatctgcacgcacagtgaggcgaagactttcggaggatggcctggtgtcaagaagggcagcaaagaagccacttctctccaggaaaaacatcagggacagactgatattctgcaaaaggtacagggattggactgctgaggactggggtaaagtcattttctctgatgaatcccctttccgattgtttggggcatccggaaaaaagcttgtccggagaagacaaggtgagcgctaccatcagtcctgtgtcatgccaacagtaaagcatcctgagaccattcatgtgtggggttgcttctcagccaagggagtgggctcactcacaattttgcctaagaacacagccatgaatgaagaatggtaccaacacatcctccgagagcaacttctcccaaccatccaggaacagtttggtgacgaacaatgccttttccagcatgatggaacaccttgccataaggcaaaagtgataactaagtggctcggggaacaaaacatggatattttgggtccatggccaggaaactccccagaccttaatcccattgagaacttgtggtcaatcctcaagaggcgggtggacaaacaaaaccccacaaattctgacaaactccaagcattgattatgcaagaatgggctgccatcagtcaggatgtggcccagaagttaattgacagcatgccagggcggattgcagaggtcttgaaaaagaagggtcaacactgcagattttcactctgcatcaacttcatgtaattgtcaataaaagcctttgacacttatgaaatgcttgtaattatacttcagtattccatagtaacatctgacaaaaatatctaaagacactgaagcagcaaactttgtggaaattaatatttatgtaattctcaaaactatGGCCACGACTGTAGGATCAACCTCACCCAACAACTAACTATTGGCTCCATAGGATCAAAGAGCTCCGATCACAAGACAATGGTGTCACTGAGGTGACTTAACACTGCTGAGTTGTCAATATTGGGTTGGACCTAGCTGTGGTACACTGACCCCATAGCCATAGAGGAGGTACACTGACCCCATAGCCATAGAGGAGGTACACTGACCCCATAGCCATAGAGGAGGTACACTGACCCCATAGCCATAGAGGAGGATCCTTTAACAGGAGATTATCATGACTAAtgataaaccatgtagaacaaatGCActtcaagacatttcaactttggCTAGGTTGTTGTGTAACTAAATTCTTCAAATGTTTGATTTCGGTGTACTGTTGTCAGAGTTGATTGCTATTTGTATTCACGCTTCTCAAGACATTTTATTGAGTTATTGATGGAGATATTTACAATGCTGTAACTAGATTGTGTACAGGTTTactatactgaaccaaaatataaacgcaacatgcagcaatttcattgattttactgagttacagttcatatgaggaaataagTCAaattaaatgaattcattaggccctaatctatggaattcacatgactgggaatacagatatgcatctgttggtcacacatACCTTGCAAAAcattgggcctcaggatctcatcatggtatttttgtgcattcaaatgacCATTGATTAAAatgcagttgtgtgtgttgtccgtagcttatgcctgcccataccacaaccccactgtcaccatggggcactctgttcacaatgttgatatcaacaaaccgctcgcccacacgacaccatacacgtggtctgcggttgtgaggccggttggacgcactgccaaataCTCTAAAACGAGGTTGGAGGTGGCTAAtaatagagaaatgaacattcacttttctggcaacatctctggtggacattcctgcag is a genomic window containing:
- the LOC106606187 gene encoding putative oxidoreductase GLYR1 isoform X3, which produces MATVHLRIGDLVWGKLGRYPPWPGKVVSPPKDLKKPRGKKCHFVKFFGTEDHAWIKVEQLKPYHPHKEEMIKINKGKRFQQAVDAVEDFLKKKEKQGGKEQSSEGKGDSKGKKTPTKPLKILEEDDEDLSALKDPSEKDLTDSDPEPSSVERLGGLGTTGPVSGFKWESSPASSMEPISKRLKIVEEDTRSPSIQAADSTAINGSITPTDKRIGFLGLGLMGSGIVSNLLKMGHVVTVWNRTVEKVPQDNQHCDLFIQEGARLGRTPAEVVSLCDITFSCVSDPKAARDLVLGPSGVLQGIRPGKCYVEMSTVDPETITELSQVISSRGGRFLEAPVAGSQQVSNEGMLVILAAGDRTVYEDCSSCFQAMGKTSFFLGEVGNAARMMLILNMVQGSFMATIAEGLTLAQATGQSQHTFLDILSQGQMASTFVDQKCQNILQGNFKPDYYLKHIQKDLRLAISMGDTANHPTPMAAAANEVYKRAKALDQSDNDMSAVYRAYIH
- the LOC106606187 gene encoding putative oxidoreductase GLYR1 isoform X6, whose protein sequence is MATVHLRIGDLVWGKLGRYPPWPGKVVSPPKDLKKPRGKKCHFVKFFGTEDHAWIKVEQLKPYHPHKEEMIKINKGKRFQQAVDAVEDFLKKKEKQGGKEQSSEGKGDSKGKKTPTKPLKILEEDDEDLSALKDPSEKPASSMEPISKRLKIVEEDTRSPSIQAADSTAINGSITPTDKRIGFLGLGLMGSGIVSNLLKMGHVVTVWNRTVEKVPQDNQHCDLFIQEGARLGRTPAEVVSLCDITFSCVSDPKAARDLVLGPSGVLQGIRPGKCYVEMSTVDPETITELSQVISSRGGRFLEAPVAGSQQVSNEGMLVILAAGDRTVYEDCSSCFQAMGKTSFFLGEVGNAARMMLILNMVQGSFMATIAEGLTLAQATGQSQHTFLDILSQGQMASTFVDQKCQNILQGNFKPDYYLKHIQKDLRLAISMGDTANHPTPMAAAANEVYKRAKALDQSDNDMSAVYRAYIH
- the LOC106606187 gene encoding putative oxidoreductase GLYR1 isoform X7 gives rise to the protein MATVHLRIGDLVWGKLGRYPPWPGKVVSPPKDLKKPRGKKCHFVKFFGTEDHAWIKVEQLKPYHPHKEEMIKINKGKRFQQAVDAVEDFLKKKEKQGGKEQSSEGKGDSKGKKTPTKPLKILEEDDEDLSALKDPSEKPASSMEPISKRLKIVEEDTRSPSIQAADSTAINGSITPTDKRIGFLGLGLMGSGIVSNLLKMGHVVTVWNRTVEKCDLFIQEGARLGRTPAEVVSLCDITFSCVSDPKAARDLVLGPSGVLQGIRPGKCYVEMSTVDPETITELSQVISSRGGRFLEAPVAGSQQVSNEGMLVILAAGDRTVYEDCSSCFQAMGKTSFFLGEVGNAARMMLILNMVQGSFMATIAEGLTLAQATGQSQHTFLDILSQGQMASTFVDQKCQNILQGNFKPDYYLKHIQKDLRLAISMGDTANHPTPMAAAANEVYKRAKALDQSDNDMSAVYRAYIH
- the LOC106606187 gene encoding putative oxidoreductase GLYR1 isoform X4; the protein is MATVHLRIGDLVWGKLGRYPPWPGKVVSPPKDLKKPRGKKCHFVKFFGTEDHAWIKVEQLKPYHPHKEEMIKINKGKRFQQAVDAVEDFLKKKEKQGGKEQSSEGKGDSKGKKTPTKPLKILEEDDEDLSALKDPSEKDLTDSDPEPSSVERLGGLGTTGPVSGFKWESSPASSMEPISKRLKIVEEDTRSPSIQAADSTAINGSITPTDKRIGFLGLGLMGSGIVSNLLKMGHVVTVWNRTVEKCDLFIQEGARLGRTPAEVVSLCDITFSCVSDPKAARDLVLGPSGVLQGIRPGKCYVEMSTVDPETITELSQVISSRGGRFLEAPVAGSQQVSNEGMLVILAAGDRTVYEDCSSCFQAMGKTSFFLGEVGNAARMMLILNMVQGSFMATIAEGLTLAQATGQSQHTFLDILSQGQMASTFVDQKCQNILQGNFKPDYYLKHIQKDLRLAISMGDTANHPTPMAAAANEVYKRAKALDQSDNDMSAVYRAYIH
- the LOC106606187 gene encoding putative oxidoreductase GLYR1 isoform X5 translates to MATVHLRIGDLVWGKLGRYPPWPGKVVSPPKDLKKPRGKKCHFVKFFGTEDHAWIKVEQLKPYHPHKEEMIKINKGKRFQQAVDAVEDFLKKKEKQGGKEQSSEGKGDSKGKKTPTKPLKILEEDDEDLSALKDPSEKPVQDDPHFHHFLLSQTEKPASSMEPISKRLKIVEEDTRSPSIQAADSTAINGSITPTDKRIGFLGLGLMGSGIVSNLLKMGHVVTVWNRTVEKVPQDNQHCDLFIQEGARLGRTPAEVVSLCDITFSCVSDPKAARDLVLGPSGVLQGIRPGKCYVEMSTVDPETITELSQVISSRGGRFLEAPVAGSQQVSNEGMLVILAAGDRTVYEDCSSCFQAMGKTSFFLGEVGNAARMMLILNMVQGSFMATIAEGLTLAQATGQSQHTFLDILSQGQMASTFVDQKCQNILQGNFKPDYYLKHIQKDLRLAISMGDTANHPTPMAAAANEVYKRAKALDQSDNDMSAVYRAYIH